One Solibacillus sp. R5-41 DNA segment encodes these proteins:
- a CDS encoding penicillin-binding protein, producing MLLIYGGLFLLLYWRFVSIQATGVVNGHELEAEALLKYERNFVLSADRGRILDRNDNIIAEDTLSYRLVAVIKESASENPKKPQHVVDIAETAKALAEYIPMSEDEIYKKLSAGKDKDKYQVEFGTAGRGISHETKNQIESLNLPGILFFSDKKRHYPNGEFASHLIGYATRETDEDGNSEVVGKMGLELNYDEQLTGTDGSLQYQKDARNYLLPSSDKIVQEAQDGNDIYLTLDKTIQSFLDDAMSRVNDQYNPQSMVGVVANPKTGEILAMSQRPTFDPDTRVGLETNWLNDVVENTIEPGSTFKAFTVAAAVDSGNWHPNAKYQSGTYKVYKDTIRDHNQYGWGPITYLEGLQRSSNTAMTNLLDIMGWETYEKYLKAFGFGQKTGIDLPGEASGVINSRYPLEKYTTTFGQGSTVTPIQLIQGITAIANDGKMMQPYVIDKIVNPNTEEVVLQSKPTEKGQPIKPESAKTVRELLASTVYGEAGNAKRFQIEGYEVAGKTGTAQMPKANGLPGYDWGKNEFLYSFLGMVPVDDPQLVVYVAVAKPKLAATEAGSEPVSQVFNSVALNSLKYMNINPSDVAEVQTKTLPNLVGNHTDQVVAELEGDGLKPIIIGEGGQILEQYPKADTVLTKDSIVFLKTDGVITLPTFENWSLRNVLVYKTLSKLPIEIVGEGYVESQSVSRGTMIIDNSPIVVKLKTPQEQYSTPPEEIIKDDESLPQD from the coding sequence ATGTTGTTAATTTATGGAGGGCTCTTTTTACTGTTATATTGGCGTTTTGTATCCATTCAAGCGACCGGTGTTGTAAATGGACATGAGCTAGAAGCAGAGGCATTGTTAAAATACGAACGAAATTTCGTGTTATCAGCGGACCGAGGAAGAATTTTGGACCGTAATGACAATATTATTGCTGAAGATACGCTAAGTTATCGACTTGTCGCAGTGATTAAAGAATCTGCTTCGGAAAACCCGAAAAAACCACAGCATGTTGTGGATATAGCAGAAACAGCAAAAGCATTAGCCGAGTATATCCCGATGAGTGAGGATGAAATTTATAAAAAGTTATCTGCTGGTAAAGACAAAGACAAATATCAAGTAGAGTTTGGAACGGCTGGTCGGGGCATTAGCCATGAAACTAAAAATCAAATCGAGAGTCTTAATTTGCCTGGCATTTTGTTTTTTAGTGACAAAAAGCGTCATTATCCGAATGGTGAATTCGCATCGCATTTAATTGGGTATGCAACACGTGAAACGGATGAGGACGGCAATTCTGAAGTAGTCGGAAAAATGGGTTTAGAATTGAATTATGATGAACAATTAACGGGCACCGATGGCAGTTTACAATATCAAAAGGATGCTAGAAACTATTTATTGCCAAGCAGTGATAAAATTGTACAAGAAGCACAAGATGGCAATGATATTTATTTAACATTGGATAAAACAATTCAAAGTTTTCTAGATGATGCGATGTCGCGTGTCAATGATCAATACAATCCGCAATCGATGGTCGGTGTTGTTGCCAATCCAAAAACAGGTGAAATTTTAGCAATGTCACAACGACCTACATTTGATCCAGATACGCGAGTTGGATTGGAAACGAATTGGTTAAATGATGTTGTTGAAAACACAATTGAGCCAGGGTCGACATTTAAAGCGTTTACAGTTGCAGCTGCGGTGGATTCAGGGAATTGGCACCCGAATGCAAAGTATCAATCGGGTACGTATAAAGTTTATAAAGATACGATTCGAGATCATAATCAATACGGTTGGGGACCGATTACTTATTTAGAAGGTCTCCAACGATCATCCAATACAGCGATGACCAACCTGTTGGATATTATGGGCTGGGAAACATATGAAAAGTATTTAAAAGCTTTCGGATTTGGTCAAAAAACAGGAATTGACTTACCAGGGGAAGCAAGCGGTGTCATTAATTCACGCTACCCATTAGAAAAGTATACGACGACGTTTGGTCAAGGTTCGACAGTTACACCAATTCAGTTAATTCAAGGCATAACAGCAATTGCGAATGACGGGAAAATGATGCAGCCGTACGTCATTGATAAAATTGTTAACCCGAATACGGAAGAGGTTGTCTTACAGTCAAAGCCAACTGAAAAAGGTCAGCCGATTAAACCGGAATCTGCCAAAACCGTGCGAGAATTGCTTGCTTCAACCGTATATGGAGAAGCAGGGAATGCAAAGCGCTTCCAAATTGAAGGTTACGAGGTTGCAGGGAAAACAGGTACTGCACAAATGCCAAAAGCAAATGGACTTCCTGGTTATGACTGGGGTAAAAATGAATTCCTTTATTCGTTTTTAGGGATGGTACCAGTAGATGACCCGCAATTAGTCGTATATGTCGCAGTAGCAAAACCGAAGCTTGCTGCAACGGAAGCTGGTTCGGAACCGGTATCACAAGTATTTAATTCAGTTGCTTTAAACAGTTTGAAATACATGAATATTAACCCATCTGATGTTGCTGAAGTTCAGACGAAAACATTACCAAATCTTGTAGGGAATCATACGGATCAAGTAGTAGCAGAGTTAGAGGGAGACGGCTTAAAACCTATCATTATTGGAGAAGGCGGTCAAATTCTTGAACAATACCCGAAGGCCGATACGGTACTGACAAAAGACAGTATTGTTTTCTTGAAAACAGATGGAGTCATCACGCTTCCTACTTTTGAAAATTGGTCGTTACGAAATGTGCTTGTTTATAAAACGTTATCGAAACTCCCAATCGAAATAGTTGGAGAAGGTTATGTCGAAAGTCAAAGTGTTTCTCGTGGGACGATGATTATTGATAATTCACCAATTGTCGTAAAATTAAAAACGCCTCAAGAGCAATATTCGACACCACCTGAAGAAATAATAAAGGATGACGAATCTTTGCCGCAAGATTAG
- the bshC gene encoding bacillithiol biosynthesis cysteine-adding enzyme BshC, translating to MKLEQIQSPVNTKLVTDYWSENADIHSFFEYKYNEQSFIDRANYLQNNIYRSKELTEIIRSFMEKYGVHEKTNKHLLELEHGAMVIVGGQQSGLLTGPLYSIHKAISVILLAQEQREKLNEPVVPMFWIAGEDHDIEEINHTYTILDAEVKKRGYSERSKLKTMASTTKLNPEAIEQFVKTVFQDFGETEYTEQLMAVVLAHAKSSDTFTDFFTVLMNDLFKNHGLLLLDATYAPFRKYEQRYFKELIENNEKIAAQVVEQEKKLAQAGYSMPIGATENNANLFFVKEGERFLLERKNGHFSNALAQVKLTEVQLLHLAEDCPEVLSNNVVTRPLMQEMAIPVLAFVGGPGELAYWATLKPAFTTLQLQMPIFAPRLNLTIVTRQVQQILEQQQLTVAQVFAGQAEEKLLQFIAEIQDQEAQQLIGRMNEQLMGQYEALSEYLQDKNYHVEKLLEKNKAYHDRQFRYLQAKISEQVLQKHDAVIRQYKTLLLELFPNGSYQERIYNPYQYINAYGLSFVDDLLQLPMNLSEQHQIISI from the coding sequence ATGAAGCTGGAACAAATACAATCCCCAGTGAATACGAAATTAGTAACGGATTATTGGTCTGAAAATGCGGATATCCATTCGTTTTTTGAATACAAATACAACGAACAATCTTTTATTGATCGGGCAAATTATTTGCAAAATAATATATATCGTTCAAAAGAGCTCACGGAAATTATTCGTAGCTTTATGGAAAAGTACGGAGTTCATGAAAAAACAAACAAACATCTTCTAGAGCTTGAACACGGTGCAATGGTAATCGTAGGAGGGCAACAGTCAGGGCTTTTAACGGGTCCGCTTTATTCGATTCATAAAGCGATTTCTGTTATTTTATTGGCACAAGAGCAACGTGAAAAGCTAAACGAACCAGTCGTTCCAATGTTTTGGATTGCTGGTGAGGATCATGACATTGAAGAAATTAATCATACGTATACAATTTTGGATGCGGAAGTTAAAAAGCGTGGGTATAGCGAACGCTCGAAGCTTAAAACGATGGCATCAACGACAAAATTAAATCCAGAAGCAATCGAACAATTTGTTAAAACTGTGTTTCAAGATTTTGGTGAAACGGAATACACGGAGCAATTAATGGCAGTTGTTTTAGCTCATGCAAAAAGTAGTGATACGTTTACAGATTTCTTTACTGTATTAATGAATGATTTATTTAAAAATCACGGGTTACTATTATTAGATGCTACTTATGCGCCTTTCCGAAAATACGAGCAACGCTATTTTAAAGAGCTCATTGAAAACAATGAAAAAATTGCAGCGCAAGTAGTCGAGCAAGAAAAGAAATTAGCGCAAGCAGGTTATTCAATGCCGATAGGTGCAACTGAAAATAATGCGAACCTCTTTTTCGTAAAAGAGGGGGAACGTTTTTTACTAGAACGAAAAAATGGGCATTTTAGTAATGCACTTGCACAGGTGAAGCTGACTGAAGTGCAGCTACTGCATCTGGCGGAGGATTGTCCTGAAGTGTTAAGTAATAATGTTGTCACGCGTCCATTAATGCAGGAAATGGCGATTCCGGTATTAGCATTTGTTGGTGGACCGGGTGAATTGGCGTATTGGGCAACATTAAAGCCTGCGTTCACAACATTACAATTACAAATGCCTATTTTTGCGCCTCGTTTGAATTTGACAATCGTGACGAGACAAGTGCAACAAATTCTTGAACAGCAACAATTGACTGTGGCACAGGTCTTCGCTGGGCAAGCAGAAGAGAAGTTGTTGCAATTTATTGCTGAAATACAAGATCAAGAAGCACAGCAGCTGATTGGGCGAATGAATGAACAGTTAATGGGGCAATATGAAGCGTTGTCTGAGTACTTACAAGATAAAAATTATCATGTTGAAAAGTTGCTTGAAAAAAATAAGGCGTATCATGATCGACAATTCCGCTATTTGCAAGCGAAAATTTCGGAGCAAGTATTGCAAAAGCATGACGCAGTAATTCGCCAATATAAAACGTTGCTATTGGAACTTTTTCCTAATGGTAGTTATCAAGAGCGTATTTATAATCCGTATCAATATATCAATGCATATGGTTTATCGTTTGTTGATGATTTACTTCAGTTGCCGATGAATCTGTCAGAACAACATCAAATCATATCAATTTAA
- the mraY gene encoding phospho-N-acetylmuramoyl-pentapeptide-transferase, with protein MTLPITLTILASSFLLTVILTPIGIPLLRRLKFGQSIREEGPQSHMKKAGTPTMGGLIFLLAIIVATTIVATLYDLFTTQTVVLLLVLVGFGVIGFLDDGLKVIFKRNLGLTSLQKLIGQIAIAVAAFLLLRLGAFETSIGLPYTDISIDLGIFYVAFLIFWLVGFSNAINLTDGLDGLVSGTASIAFAAFGVIALFNEQGDIALFSFSVTGALLGFLIFNANPARVFMGDTGSLALGGALAMISVLVKQELLLLLIGLVFVIETLSVILQVGSFKLRKKRIFKMSPIHHHFELSGWSEWKVVIVFWSTGLVVALLAVLAEALL; from the coding sequence ATGACATTACCAATAACATTGACTATTCTAGCTTCCTCATTCCTTTTGACGGTCATTTTAACCCCAATTGGAATTCCACTGCTACGCAGGCTGAAGTTTGGTCAGAGTATACGTGAGGAAGGCCCGCAATCTCACATGAAAAAAGCGGGTACACCGACAATGGGTGGTCTCATTTTTTTACTAGCAATTATTGTAGCAACAACGATTGTTGCAACCCTATATGATTTATTTACAACACAGACAGTCGTACTATTACTTGTTTTAGTTGGATTTGGTGTAATTGGATTTTTAGATGATGGCTTAAAGGTTATTTTTAAACGAAATTTAGGATTAACATCACTACAAAAACTAATTGGGCAAATTGCAATTGCAGTAGCCGCCTTTTTACTATTACGATTAGGTGCATTTGAAACTTCGATTGGGCTACCTTATACAGACATTTCCATTGACTTAGGTATTTTCTATGTAGCCTTTTTAATTTTTTGGTTAGTAGGGTTTTCGAATGCAATCAATTTAACAGATGGGCTTGATGGCTTAGTATCGGGTACTGCATCTATTGCTTTTGCTGCGTTTGGAGTAATCGCATTATTTAATGAACAAGGCGATATAGCATTATTTTCCTTTTCTGTAACAGGGGCATTACTGGGCTTTTTAATTTTCAATGCAAACCCTGCAAGAGTGTTTATGGGAGATACTGGTTCGTTAGCACTTGGTGGTGCACTTGCTATGATTTCAGTTTTAGTGAAGCAAGAGCTGTTACTCCTTTTAATTGGTTTAGTTTTCGTAATTGAAACACTATCCGTTATTTTGCAAGTGGGGAGCTTTAAACTTCGGAAAAAACGTATTTTTAAAATGAGTCCAATTCATCACCATTTCGAGTTATCAGGATGGTCTGAATGGAAAGTAGTCATCGTATTTTGGTCAACAGGATTAGTCGTAGCATTACTAGCAGTATTAGCGGAGGCGTTATTATGA
- a CDS encoding penicillin-binding protein 2 has translation MKWVSNNSKKRLTWIAIAFVLFGVAIFVKLVSLQLVQYNELSTLAKQSWDREITFKSERGKIVDRNGEVIVSNELAPTLYFMPSQNKDKEQVADAIADVLNKDRTAILKKLEQRISIVKIAPEGKNITYEQAVTIQQKQIPGLYTGVDYVRHYPNGNLLARLLGFTGVDNQGLAGIEYEYDKLLTGSDAAVRLFTDAKGIALDHADDEWKDGKEGATLQLTVNLEIQKNVERALSEAMLKNDADQALAIAMNPKTGEILALASYPTYDPANFAEVEPAVYNRNLPVFMSYEPGSTFKIITLSAALEEGVVDLEKEHFYDPGYTMVEGARLRCWNRSGHKDQTFLEVVQNSCNPGFVELGQRVGATKLLEYIHRFGFGKKTGSNIAGESSGILFSKENFGPVEHATTSFGQGISVTPIQQMQAVAAVINGGTLYQPYVISKVVDPNTNEVLIQNEPIVKDQVVSEKTSSIVRDALESVVANGSGRQAYRDGLRIAGKTGTAQKVENGRYKDGDYIVSFIGFAPANDPEILVYVAIDHPKSSLQFGSVIAAPVVGQIIEDAAPILNIEKQQEQLDRKYVWGDKLTTRVTNFVGQSPEKIVTYLYPYKIEWHGTGSKVVEQIPIANSLIHEDDVIHLYLDD, from the coding sequence TTGAAGTGGGTATCAAATAATTCAAAAAAACGATTAACATGGATCGCCATCGCATTTGTACTATTCGGCGTGGCGATTTTTGTTAAGTTGGTAAGCTTACAACTGGTTCAATATAACGAACTATCGACATTAGCGAAACAAAGTTGGGATCGGGAAATAACGTTTAAATCTGAGCGTGGGAAAATTGTAGATCGTAATGGAGAGGTTATTGTTTCAAATGAGCTTGCTCCGACCTTATATTTTATGCCTTCACAAAATAAAGATAAAGAACAAGTTGCCGATGCAATTGCTGATGTTCTTAATAAAGATCGAACGGCGATATTAAAAAAATTAGAGCAACGAATTTCAATAGTAAAAATTGCACCAGAGGGAAAGAATATTACGTATGAGCAAGCCGTCACGATTCAACAAAAGCAAATTCCAGGTTTATATACGGGTGTTGACTATGTAAGACATTACCCGAATGGGAATTTACTTGCTCGATTACTCGGTTTTACAGGTGTAGATAATCAAGGACTTGCAGGAATTGAATATGAGTACGATAAGTTACTTACTGGCTCAGATGCTGCTGTCCGATTATTCACAGACGCTAAAGGAATAGCGCTTGATCATGCGGATGATGAATGGAAAGATGGTAAAGAGGGCGCAACACTGCAGTTGACGGTTAATTTAGAAATACAAAAAAATGTTGAACGTGCATTATCAGAGGCGATGCTTAAAAATGATGCCGATCAAGCTTTGGCTATTGCGATGAATCCAAAAACCGGAGAAATATTAGCGCTTGCCTCGTACCCAACGTACGATCCGGCAAATTTTGCGGAAGTAGAGCCTGCTGTTTATAATCGGAATTTACCAGTTTTTATGTCCTATGAACCGGGTTCGACATTTAAAATTATTACATTAAGCGCGGCACTTGAAGAAGGCGTTGTAGATTTGGAGAAGGAGCATTTTTATGACCCTGGTTATACAATGGTAGAAGGGGCAAGATTACGCTGCTGGAACAGAAGTGGACATAAAGATCAAACATTCCTAGAAGTTGTACAAAACTCATGCAACCCTGGCTTCGTTGAACTAGGTCAACGAGTAGGTGCGACGAAATTATTAGAATATATTCATCGTTTTGGTTTTGGCAAAAAAACAGGCTCGAATATTGCAGGTGAATCTTCTGGTATTTTATTTTCAAAAGAAAACTTCGGTCCAGTTGAGCATGCAACAACCTCATTTGGTCAAGGTATATCTGTCACGCCAATTCAACAAATGCAAGCCGTTGCGGCAGTTATTAATGGGGGAACCTTATATCAGCCATATGTCATTTCAAAAGTGGTCGATCCAAACACGAATGAAGTCCTTATTCAAAATGAGCCGATTGTAAAGGATCAAGTAGTAAGTGAAAAGACATCAAGCATTGTTCGAGACGCTTTAGAGTCGGTAGTTGCAAATGGCTCTGGGCGACAAGCTTACCGCGATGGGTTAAGAATTGCAGGTAAAACTGGGACAGCACAAAAGGTTGAAAATGGGCGCTATAAAGATGGGGACTATATCGTATCTTTTATAGGGTTTGCACCAGCGAACGACCCTGAAATTCTAGTTTATGTGGCGATTGATCATCCGAAAAGCTCGCTGCAATTTGGAAGCGTAATCGCAGCTCCAGTTGTCGGGCAAATTATTGAAGATGCAGCGCCGATATTAAACATCGAGAAACAACAGGAGCAACTTGATCGGAAATATGTGTGGGGAGATAAGTTGACGACGCGCGTTACAAACTTTGTCGGACAATCACCAGAAAAAATTGTTACCTATTTGTATCCGTATAAAATTGAATGGCACGGTACGGGAAGTAAAGTTGTTGAACAAATACCAATTGCTAACAGCCTCATTCATGAAGATGATGTAATTCATTTATATTTAGACGATTAA
- the rsmH gene encoding 16S rRNA (cytosine(1402)-N(4))-methyltransferase RsmH codes for MFDHTTVLLKETVDGLNINPNGIYVDCTLGGAGHSEYLVKQLSSQGRLICFDQDTTAIENAKVRLAEYLDRVTFVHANFRYLKEELFNLNIHQVDGILYDLGVSSPQLDTPERGFSYHHDAPLDMRMDQTAELSAYHVVNEWSYENLVRIFFRYGEEKFSKQVTRKIEQARAIAPIETTGQLVELIKDGIPAPARRKGGHPAKRIFQAIRIAVNDELGAAEDSLVDAIDLLAIGGRISVITFHSLEDRLTKTLFKEGSSLPDLPPGFPVIPDHLKPVLKLVTRKPILPSKEELEANNRSRSAKLRIAEKINDKGRG; via the coding sequence ATGTTCGATCACACAACTGTATTATTGAAAGAAACTGTTGATGGACTGAACATCAATCCGAATGGTATTTATGTGGATTGTACTTTAGGCGGTGCAGGTCATAGTGAATACTTAGTTAAACAGTTATCATCACAAGGTCGATTAATTTGTTTCGACCAAGACACAACAGCAATAGAAAATGCGAAAGTTCGATTAGCCGAGTATTTAGATCGTGTCACATTTGTACATGCTAATTTCCGATATTTAAAAGAAGAACTATTTAACCTAAACATTCATCAAGTCGATGGCATTTTATACGATTTAGGGGTTTCATCGCCACAATTAGATACGCCAGAACGTGGATTTAGTTATCACCATGATGCACCGCTTGATATGCGAATGGATCAAACAGCAGAGCTTTCTGCATACCATGTTGTGAATGAATGGTCGTATGAAAATTTGGTTCGTATTTTCTTCCGTTATGGAGAAGAAAAGTTTTCAAAGCAAGTGACGCGTAAGATTGAGCAAGCCAGAGCAATTGCGCCGATTGAGACAACTGGACAATTAGTTGAACTGATTAAAGATGGTATTCCAGCTCCAGCACGTAGAAAAGGTGGACATCCTGCTAAACGTATTTTCCAAGCGATTCGAATTGCCGTAAATGATGAATTGGGCGCGGCGGAAGATTCGTTAGTAGATGCGATTGATTTATTAGCGATTGGTGGCCGAATTAGCGTGATTACATTCCATTCTTTAGAGGATCGATTAACGAAAACACTATTTAAAGAGGGTTCGTCATTACCGGATTTACCTCCAGGGTTTCCCGTTATTCCAGATCATTTAAAGCCGGTACTTAAATTGGTGACAAGAAAACCAATTTTACCATCAAAAGAGGAGTTAGAAGCAAATAATCGTTCACGTTCAGCTAAATTACGCATTGCTGAAAAAATTAACGATAAAGGACGTGGGTAA
- the murD gene encoding UDP-N-acetylmuramoyl-L-alanine--D-glutamate ligase produces the protein MIEYTGLQSKKILVLGLAKSGVAAAELLHELGAFVTVNDAKPFDANSEAQDLLTKGITVICGRHPEDLLDEGFELVVKNPGIPYSNPIVADAILRNIPVITEMELAYLVSEAPFIGITGSNGKTTTTTLLFEMLQLGHLQPLIAGNIGTVACSVAAAATEDQVIVTELSSFQLMGTSMFKPRIAILTNLYEAHLDYHGTFEEYAEAKFGVTRNQTTDDFFIYNDDQEIVRQYAQKSNATLIPFSTRGKKDNGISADMQNIYWNGDAILACNEIVLPGEHNLQNILCAVAAALLQGCPIEAIKNVLSTFVGVRHRTQFVREWNGRKIYNDSKATNVLATKSALSAFEQPIVLLAGGLDRGHSFEELREEMKHVKAVVAFGETALRFIEFAKSCGVTTVVRAIDVEDAVGYAAKCSEQGDIILLSPACASWDQHASFEIRGDLFIDRVMKLS, from the coding sequence ATGATTGAATATACAGGTTTGCAGTCTAAGAAGATATTAGTGCTAGGTTTAGCGAAAAGTGGCGTAGCAGCTGCAGAATTGTTGCATGAGCTGGGTGCATTTGTAACGGTCAATGATGCAAAGCCATTTGATGCCAACTCAGAAGCACAGGATTTATTAACAAAAGGAATTACTGTTATTTGTGGTCGCCATCCAGAGGATTTATTGGATGAAGGATTTGAATTAGTTGTAAAAAATCCAGGTATTCCTTATTCAAATCCGATTGTAGCAGATGCCATACTACGTAATATACCGGTTATAACTGAAATGGAACTCGCATATTTAGTAAGTGAGGCACCGTTTATTGGTATTACAGGATCAAATGGTAAAACGACGACGACAACACTACTATTTGAAATGCTGCAACTTGGTCATTTACAACCACTTATTGCAGGGAATATCGGTACGGTTGCATGTAGTGTTGCCGCAGCAGCAACAGAGGATCAAGTGATTGTGACAGAACTTTCATCATTTCAATTAATGGGTACAAGTATGTTTAAACCACGTATTGCGATTTTAACGAATTTATATGAGGCGCATTTAGATTATCACGGCACATTTGAAGAATATGCAGAGGCAAAATTCGGTGTGACGCGCAATCAAACAACAGATGATTTCTTTATTTATAATGATGACCAAGAAATTGTTCGTCAATATGCGCAAAAATCGAACGCAACGCTCATCCCGTTTTCAACAAGGGGTAAAAAAGACAATGGAATTAGTGCGGATATGCAGAACATTTACTGGAATGGGGATGCAATCCTTGCTTGCAATGAAATCGTCTTACCTGGAGAGCATAATTTGCAAAATATTTTATGTGCAGTAGCAGCCGCACTTTTACAAGGGTGTCCGATAGAAGCAATTAAAAACGTACTTTCGACATTTGTAGGTGTTCGCCATCGAACGCAATTTGTTCGTGAATGGAATGGTCGAAAAATTTATAACGATTCCAAAGCAACGAATGTATTAGCAACGAAAAGTGCGTTATCAGCATTTGAACAGCCGATCGTCTTACTTGCAGGTGGTTTAGACCGCGGGCATTCATTTGAAGAGCTACGTGAAGAAATGAAGCATGTCAAAGCGGTCGTAGCATTTGGTGAAACAGCATTACGCTTTATTGAGTTCGCAAAATCTTGTGGAGTTACTACTGTCGTCAGAGCCATTGATGTGGAAGATGCGGTAGGATATGCAGCGAAATGTTCTGAGCAAGGAGATATTATTTTATTATCACCAGCGTGTGCAAGTTGGGACCAGCATGCGAGTTTTGAAATTCGAGGAGATTTATTTATCGATCGTGTCATGAAGCTTTCATAA
- the mraZ gene encoding division/cell wall cluster transcriptional repressor MraZ: MFMGEYQHSIDSKGRMIVPAKFRDILGEGFVITRGLDQCIFGYPMEEWRKLEEKLKDLPMTKKDARAFARFFFSGATEVEIDKQGRINIPSTLVQFANLEKDCVIVGVSSKIEIWAKEAWNKYFDESAESFNEIAENLIGFDF; the protein is encoded by the coding sequence ATGTTCATGGGAGAATACCAACATTCTATTGATTCTAAAGGCCGAATGATCGTTCCAGCAAAGTTCCGAGATATTCTTGGAGAAGGTTTTGTGATAACGCGAGGACTTGATCAATGTATTTTTGGATATCCTATGGAAGAATGGCGAAAACTCGAAGAAAAATTAAAAGATTTACCGATGACTAAAAAAGATGCTCGTGCATTTGCTCGATTCTTCTTTTCTGGTGCAACAGAGGTTGAAATAGACAAGCAAGGTCGAATTAACATTCCATCCACACTCGTACAATTCGCGAATCTTGAAAAAGACTGCGTCATTGTAGGCGTATCGAGTAAAATAGAAATTTGGGCAAAAGAAGCTTGGAATAAATACTTTGATGAATCGGCTGAATCCTTTAATGAAATTGCAGAAAATTTAATTGGCTTTGATTTTTAA
- the ftsL gene encoding cell division protein FtsL — protein MALRARQPYIQQPVLPETHQQQQPVQPKKHKPDWFSKREKFLFLIFAVVIVSFAVSLLQTQGEIQTVSIEIQKIEKDITEINNNNVDLKVRVSELSTHERIWEKAKELGLTLNEKNVKVVPGE, from the coding sequence ATGGCATTACGGGCAAGACAACCATATATACAACAGCCAGTGCTACCTGAAACACATCAGCAGCAACAACCAGTCCAACCGAAAAAACATAAACCGGATTGGTTTTCAAAACGGGAAAAATTCTTATTTTTAATTTTTGCAGTGGTAATAGTTTCGTTTGCAGTATCTTTATTGCAAACACAAGGAGAAATCCAAACAGTTAGTATAGAAATTCAAAAAATTGAAAAAGACATTACTGAAATAAATAATAATAACGTAGATTTAAAAGTTCGTGTAAGTGAATTATCTACTCACGAACGTATTTGGGAAAAAGCGAAAGAACTCGGTTTAACACTCAATGAAAAAAATGTGAAAGTAGTGCCGGGGGAATGA